The following DNA comes from Methylophilus sp. 5.
GTGTGGCTGGCAGCAAAGACTCTATCGGTGCAGGTGCGCAAATTCTCACGCAAGCCGCCCTGGCCGCTGGCAAGCCAACGATCGTGCATTTGAGCACCATGTCGGTGTATGGTGCAAGCGAGGGCGTGATCACAGAAACATCCCCTTTTGACCCGGATTACAACTGGTATGCTGCAGCCAAGTGCGAGGCTGAAAGCCATATGCAAGCCTATGCACAAGCTGGAGGCAAAGTGGTTGTGTTACGTCCAGGCTGCATCCATGGCCCAGGCAGCATGCAATGGGTAGAGCGCATCGCCAACTTGCTTAAAGCGTTCAGGTTAGGCGACTTGGGTAGCGCGGGTGATGGCTGGAGCAACCTGGTGCATGTTGATGACGTGGTTAAAGCCATTCATCTTGGATTAGAGATGCCATTGGCCGCCGGTGATATTCAACACTTCAACCTGGCAGCGCCAGATAGCCCACGCTGGAACCAGTACTTTATTGATCTGGCACAAGCGATTGATGCAACCCCAGTCAAGCGTATTCACCCGTTACAACTCAAGCTGGATTCAAAAGCATTTAGCCCCGCGGTAAAAATCTCTCAAAAGCTCCTTAGCAAAGCGAAGCAAGGTGGTTTGGCCAATCGCTTACCAGAGCCACTACCGCCCTCTTTAGTCAGGTTATTCAAGCAACACATTTTTTTAGATGCACAAAAAGCCTCTGCCAACCTTTCATTCATGACTTATGAACAAAGCCTTTTAAGTTCTGTTGAATGGTTGAAAAATGAGCAGCGCTAATCATATGACGCGCTACGCCTACCTCGATGGTTGGCGTGGGCTTTCAATTTTGGCTGTGCTTATCGGCCATTTTGTAAATATTCACGGCTTCAACGCTGGCAGGTTCGGTGTGGAGATGTTTTTTGTACTCAGCGGGCGTCTCATGGCAGAGATTTTATTTATAAAATATACGCCTCTGCCAAGCTTTTTTAAAAGACGTATCTCACGCGTATGGCCTGCGCTGTTTGTATTCATTATTGCCATGTGGGCCATCTTTGGGCGAACAGAAAACGATCTGCATGTCGGCTACCAAAGTGTGTTGTCAACGCTCACATTTACCTATAACTACTACAGCATCTATGGTGAACACACACCAGTGCTGGATCATATCTGGTCACTTTGTATTGAAGAGCATACCTATATACTACTGGCTATCATTGCCCTCTTATCCAGAAAATATCGCTTCGACCCGCTTAAACCACTCATCGCACTCGGCCTGGTTTTTCTAGCGAATGGTGCTTGGCTTACATTTGGACAGCATCTGGATTATTACAATGTGTATTGGCGCTCTGATACCAGAAGCGCCTCTATTTTAATTGGCGTTATTAGCTTTTTACTGTTTAACAGGTCAGATAAAAAGGTCAATGCGCTCACCTCCGTAGCACTGCTTGGCCTTGCCATCGTCTTAAACTTTAATCCGATCCCAGACCCGATTAAATATAGCCTCGGAACCATTTGCGTAGCTGTTGCCATTTGTACGATCAAAGAGCTGCCGGACTATCTGATGAGGTTTTTATGCCACCCACTACTCACCAGAGTTGGGCTGATTTCATTCTCACTCTACTTATGGCAACAACCGTGTTACAAAATGATTCACCAAGGGCACCCCAAGATCATGCTATTGGCTGCAGCCTTTATCATTGCTGCCTTTAGCTATCAGTTTATAGAGGTGCCTGTCAGAAAATTTTTAAATGAATTGGGCGGCAAAAGTAACGCTTAGACTGGCGGCATTATTCAATACGAACGAGAGAGCCCGAGACGGTGGATGGCTCCCCTGCACCGCTAATCGCGACCGTAGTAATATCATAATGATCTAATGGCCAAGTAAAAATAACGTTTTGGCCGTCCAGTAATGCTTTTGAATCATAAGCCACATAATCATTCTTTTCAGGGTCGCGAATCACGAACCTGAGCTTGCCTCCGCCAGTCGTCGTCGCTGTCAATTGATATTTATATCCTTTTTTGGGTTTTGCCCAAGAGACATATGTGACTGATCGTCCAGAAGAGTTGGACTGGATGATTTCTTCATCGGTCGTGTCAAAAACGACGGCTTGCTGAATAGAGTCAAATTTTCCGAGTGGGCTGCAGCTATCGCTGCATACATCGCTATCGGCCTGGTAGCTGTACCCTCTGGCCCAAGGGCCTCTAAATGAAAGAACATTTAGGTTTTGGTTGGCTTGAAAGCTATTGCCATTGCCATCTACCCACCCTTGCACAGAGGTCACCATACGCAACGCTTTCTGAATCAGCGTCAGCTCATACCAACCGCTGCCTGTTACCCGGGTTGCAGCGCCGATCTCTGAATAAATAACATAGGGTGTTCCATAGTTTCTATCAATCACATACGCACCATAGGTTTTCAGTGTATTTGCTATTTTTTTGACTAATGGTGTTTGAATCTTGGAAACATCAAAACTTGAGGGCAGCATTAACAAGGCGCCCTCTGGCACTTGC
Coding sequences within:
- a CDS encoding NAD(P)-dependent oxidoreductase, yielding MKVLILGATGHVGSRLHTHLQHANIASIAASRGRMRSNVANHVILDSMNLAELTKQLQNVDAVVNCVAGSKDSIGAGAQILTQAALAAGKPTIVHLSTMSVYGASEGVITETSPFDPDYNWYAAAKCEAESHMQAYAQAGGKVVVLRPGCIHGPGSMQWVERIANLLKAFRLGDLGSAGDGWSNLVHVDDVVKAIHLGLEMPLAAGDIQHFNLAAPDSPRWNQYFIDLAQAIDATPVKRIHPLQLKLDSKAFSPAVKISQKLLSKAKQGGLANRLPEPLPPSLVRLFKQHIFLDAQKASANLSFMTYEQSLLSSVEWLKNEQR
- a CDS encoding acyltransferase, which translates into the protein MSSANHMTRYAYLDGWRGLSILAVLIGHFVNIHGFNAGRFGVEMFFVLSGRLMAEILFIKYTPLPSFFKRRISRVWPALFVFIIAMWAIFGRTENDLHVGYQSVLSTLTFTYNYYSIYGEHTPVLDHIWSLCIEEHTYILLAIIALLSRKYRFDPLKPLIALGLVFLANGAWLTFGQHLDYYNVYWRSDTRSASILIGVISFLLFNRSDKKVNALTSVALLGLAIVLNFNPIPDPIKYSLGTICVAVAICTIKELPDYLMRFLCHPLLTRVGLISFSLYLWQQPCYKMIHQGHPKIMLLAAAFIIAAFSYQFIEVPVRKFLNELGGKSNA